TGCGGCAGTCCTTCTAAATTCAAAAATAAAGGGAAAAACAGTGTACAGAACATTGTTTTTTCTTCCCGTTGTTTCCGTACCTGCGGCAGTTGCTCTCGTATGGAGATGGATATTTAATTCAAAATTCGGATTTATAAATAATATACTTTCATTATTAGGTGTAAAAGGTATAAATTGGCTGACTGAGCCGAAATTTGCAATGATAGCCATTGTAGTAGTAGGGATATGGTCTATGATAGGATATAATATGATAGTCCTTTTAGCAGGACTTCAGGAAATATCGCCCACATATTATGAAGCGGCTGAAATAGATGGTGCAGGACCAATAAGAAAATTTTTTTTCATAACGTTACCTCTAATTACGCCGACATTGTTTTTTGTTATAATTACTACTTTTATAAGTTCGCTACAGGTATTTGATCTTATTTATATGATGATAGAAAGAACAAATGCCGTATTGCCGAAAGTACAGTCAGTTGTTGTACTTTTTTACAGATATTCTTTTGAAAGAAATATGAAGGGATATGGTTCAGCAATTATAACAATGTTATTTTTTGTAATACTTTTAATAACTTATGTTCAACTGAAATTACAGAAAAAATGGGTTCATTATTAGAAAGTTCTGAAAAAGGGAAAGGAGATATAGTAATGAAAAAATCTACATATAAATATAAAAACGGATTGACAATACACACTTTACTGATAATAGGATCAATATTCATGTTTATTCCATTTATATGGACTATTCTGACTGCATTCAAAACGTTGCCTGAAGCTATTCAGGTACCTCCTACAATATTACCTGAAAATTATAATTTCAGTAATTTTACAAAGGCTTTGAAATCTTTACCGTTTTTCAGATTTTATTTTAATACGATAGCAGTAATAATTATAAGAGTTATTGTTTCGACATTTTTTGCAGCAATGGCAGCATACGCCTTTGCAAGAATAAAATTTCCGGGAAGAAATATAATGTTTATGTTTGTTCTTATCCAGATGATGGTACCTACACAGATATTTATTATTCCTCAGTATTTGATAGTACAGAAGTTGGGAATGCTGAACAGTATAGGTGCATTGGTTTTTCCGGGAATTGTAACGGCATTTGGAACTTTTCTTTTAAGACAGTTTTTCATGGGATTGCCTATGGAACTTGAAGAAGCTGCAATTATTGACGGAGCAAATAAATGGCAGATATTTACGAAAATTATGCTTCCCCTGGCAAGATCCGGAATGATTTCGTTAAGCATATTTACGGCACTGTTTGCGTGGAAAGACCTTATGTGGCCATTAATAGTCAACAGTGATTTAGAAAAAATGCCTCTTTCAGCAGGGCTGGCACAACTTATAGGGCAGTTTTTTACAGATTATCCTGTGCTTATGGCCGGGTCAATACTTGCTATTACACCTATGGTAATTGTTTTCATACTGTTTCAGAAACAGTTCATAAGCGGAGTGGCGCTTAGCGGTGGAAAATAATATCAAAAATAAGAACGGATAGTAATTGATAGCTAAAGATAAGTTGGCAAATAAAACCAATTTTCTGAAAAATATAAAAGCAGAATAAAATATTTTAATTTAAAGAGAGCGTGAAAAACAGTGATAAAGTATAATGAGAAAACGGGAGAATTTCATTTGTCTAATGCTAGTCTGAGTTATATAATGGGAATACTTAAAAACGGACACATAGGACATTATTATTTCGGGAAAAAAGTAAGACATAAGGATAATTTTTCGCATTTATTTGAAAAAATTGCAGCAGAACCTCCTATTACTCCTTCAATAGATGAGAAAGGATTTTCTCTCGATATTGTGAAGCAGGAATATCCAAGCTACGGAACAGGGGATTATAGAGAACCTGCATTTAAAATATTACAGGAAAATGGAAGCAGAATAACGGATTTTAAATATAAAAATCACTCTATTATAAAAGGGAAGAGAAAACTTAACGGACTTCCGTCAACATATTTAAATGAAGATGATGAAGCTGAAACATTGGAAATTATATTGGAAGATGAAGTGATTAATGCGGAAATTATATTGAGTTATTCAATTTTTGAAAAATATTCTGCTATAATGAGAAGCGTAAAAATTATAAATAAAGGTAAAGAAGAACTTAATATAGAAAAGATAATGAGCATGTCTATTGATTTACCTGATTCGGATTATATACTTACCCAATTAAGCGGTACATGGGGGAGAGAGAGGCATGTAGTCGAAAGTGAAATAAAAAGAGGAATAATGATAATAGACAGTAAAAGAGGTACAAGCAGTGCCTTGAATAATCCGTTTATAAGTCTGAAAAGAAAAGATACGACTGAAATTTCAGGAGAAATAATCGGATTGAATCTCATTTACAGTGGGAATTTTTCTACAGCTGTGGAAGTGGATCAGTATAATGTTACAAGAGTAAATATGGGAATAAATCATTTTGATTTTAACTGGTGTCTGGAACCGGGAGAAGAATTTCAGGCTCCTGAAGCAGTACTTGTATATTCAAACAGAGGTATAAACGGAATGAGCCAAACTTTCCATAATTTGTATAAAAATAATTTAATAAGAGGATATTATAAAAATAAAATAAGACCTATACTTTTAAATAACTGGGAAGGTACCTATTTTGATTTTAATGAAGAAAAAATATTGAAAATAGCTGAAAATGCAAAAAAATTAGGAGTAGAACTTTTTGTACTGGATGATGGTTGGTTTGGGACAAGGAATGATGATTTTCAAGGGCTTGGAGATTGGGAAGCAAATTTGGAAAAGCTTCCTCACGGAATAAAAGGATTAGCTGAAAGAATAAATGAAATGGGATTAAAATTTGGATTATGGTTTGAGCCTGAAATGGTAAATAAGAACAGTAATTTATACAGGGAGCATCCTGACTGGATAATTTCTGCACCTGAGAGGTTTCAGACTCCGGGAAGACATCAGCATACTCTCGATTTATCAAGAAAAGAAGTGGCAGACTACGTTTATGAATCAGTTGCTCGAAATTTGAGAGAAGCGAATGTAGAATATGTGAAATGGGATATGAATAGATGTATGACTGAAATATATTCACATGGTAGGGAAGGTAAAAGACAGAAAGAGACAGCTCACAGATATATCCTCGGATTGTATTCAGTGCTGGAAAAGCTTGTAAATGAATTTCCGAATGTTCTTTTTGAATCATGTGCAAGCGGAGGTAATAGATTTGATCCGGGAATGCTTTATTATATGCCTCAAACATGGACGAGTGACAATACAGATGCAGTAGAGAGGTTGAAAATACAGTATGGTACTTCAATGGTTTATCCTATACCGTCAATGGGAGCTCATGTGTCTATAACTCCGAATCATCAGACCGGAAGAAATACAAGCCTTGATATGAGAGGGAATGTAGCTATGTTCGGAACATTCGGATATGAGCTTGACCCTGAAGACTTGACTTCTGATGAAAAGGAAGAAATTAAAAAACAGATAGTAGAATTTAAGAGATATAGACAATTAATAGCAACAGGTGATTTTTACAGGATAAAATCTCCTTTTGAGGGGAATGAAACTGTATGGATGATAGTAAATGAGGATAAAAAAGAAGCGCTGGTAGGATATTATAGACAGCTTGTTGAAGTAAACGGAGGATTTAAAAGAGTGAGACTCACAGGACTTGATAACAGTTTTGATTACAAAATTTATAAAAAAAATAAGGAAACTGCAAAAATAATAGGTGGAGATGAACTTATGAACATAGGTTTGTTTGTAAATGAATCATATAGTGAACATAAAGATATGCAGGGAGATTATTATACGGAACTGTATTATTTAAAAGTTGAATAGACTAAGCTTCTAGATTTACGGAATTATAAAATTTATAATTTAATTAACCAACATCTTTATAAAATAATTTTATACCCGAAACGGATTTGTGAGAATTTCGGGTATTTATATTTTTTTCATGAAAGTGTCGCCTTCATACATATACTAACAACTGGAAAGTTTTTAATTCCTCAAAAATATTCATTATGCCTGAAAAGATAAAACTTACAATACTTAGACAGCTGTTTTCCTAATCAGAATAATTTTATATTTTTTCAAAAAAATTTTTGAACATTGGAAGAATTTAAAGATGAAATAAAATAATTTTAAACTTAAATTATAGTTAAATTATAATTGCAATAGAAACATAAAACTGAAATAGAAGAAAAAATCTCAATATTCAAAATATTTAACGGAAAAAATAATAAAGTAAATGCAAAGAAAAATCGTTGTTTGATTAAAATAAATTTGTGAGTTTTTAGTGAAAGAAGTATTTTTGAGTATGAAATAATTAGAGTTGGTAAATTTTTTTCAAACTTTTTGTAAAAAAATTTGGAGATTTTTACTAAGTTTTCAATTTAAAGTATGGAAAAAAATTACAAAAGCAAGAATAAATTCTTGCAGGAAAAAAGCTTTTGAATTAGAATGTTGAGGATAAAAAAATAGAAAAACTTCTGTATTTAAAATTATAAGATTCTAAAAAGAAATTTCCTAAAAAATGTGATATAATTATAATGATAGGTAGAAATCGGAAAATTGAATATGTATTTTAAAGGAGAGATGTATCAATGGCAGAGTTAATAGCTTTTTATTCGAGAAGGGGAGAAAATTATTTTGACGGTATTATAAAAAATGTGGAAAAAGGAAATACTGAAATAGTTGTAGAAAAGCTTCGTGAGCTTACAGGTGCGGATGTATTTCAGATAAAACAGCTAGTTGAGTATTCTGATAATTATAACAAGTGTGCAGAAGAAGTAAATGAGGATTTTAAAAATAATGCGAGACCTGAATTGGATGAATATCCTCAGGAACTTGAGAAATATGATACCATTTATTTGGCATATCCTAATTACTGTAATACAATGCCTATGGTAGTGTTTACGTTTTTAGAGGAATTCGATTTTTCAGGAAAAACTATAAAACCTATATGTACAAATGGAGGAGGCGGAGTTGGAAACAGTATTTCTGACATAAAAAAGCTATGTCCGAATTCAGAAGTATATAAAGGACTTTCAGTAAACAATTCTGAAGTACCTGAAGCGAAACAGCTTATAAAAGATTGGCTTGAAAAAAGTAAAATATAGTTTAAAAGTTATAGGAGAATATTGTGTTCAGAAAATTAGTGACGATTTTAGTATTTGTAATAAGTATACTTTCATTTACATTTGAAAGTAAAAAGTTTAATTCACCTGAAGCGGTGATTTACAATACAAATAAAAAAATGCCTGCAAATTTCAGATTTGAAATGCAGGATGATAACTGGGAAGATACAAATTATATTATTCATGTATTTAAAGATGGAGAAGAATATAAAATAGCATATAGTTATTTAAAAACCGACTCACCTAAATATTATGATGAAAACGGTTATCCCAAACTGGAATATATAACAAAGGATTTTGAAAAAGTTCATTTTACATATTTTTCAGCTCAGCCGGGAAGTTATATTAAAGATGGAAAAAAACATGAGAGAATAACTTATCAGTCGTTATCTTTTTCTCAACTTGAAGAATTTTTAAAAGAAAAAAATGCAAGAAAACTTGAAGATAATCTTCAGAAAAGAATAAAAGAGCATTTGTTGTGGCTTGACAGTATTGCAAATTAAATGAAAAAAGAAAGTTGTTTTTAAATAATTCAGGATATCCTGTAGTTATTAAAAACAGCTTTGCTTTTAAATTGAGTCAATAAAAAAATCATGGTCAAAATAAAAAAAATATTCAAATATACTTTACTAGAAAAAGAATAAAATTTCCAAAAATTATAAAAATTTGGTATAATAATAAATATAAAATTTGCTTTTATAAATGTAATATGTGTTAAATTTACTATTGAGGAGATAACAATGAAAAGAAAAAATATATTTTTTATAGCGGTATTCTTTCTGTTTTCTGTAATTTCTTACGGACAGGATATATTTGCCGATTATAGAGTGCATTTTAATAAAATTTATATTACAAATTATGTACAGAGAGAAAATGACAATTTAAAATTAAAAAGAACAGATAATTTTAGTCATGAAATTTTGGGAACAGGAAATTTTAGAATTTTTGATAGCGGGGGAAGGCAACTTGACATAGCTTTAAAAGATGGAATTATTGAAGGACAGTATAATGAATATTATAGTAACGGAAATTTATTTACAACAGGGAAATATAGTGACGGAAAAAGAGAAGGGTCATGGAAAATTTACAGTGAAAAAGGTCAGTTATGGAAAAGTTACGAGTATAAGAATAATGAATTGAATGGGCAATATATTTCTTATTACACAAATACGGGTATGAGAGAAATCGTGGGAAATTATAAAAATGATAAACCTGACGGAATATGGAACGAATATTATGCAAACGGGAGCAGAAAAAAGAGCGGAACATATAAAGACGGTAAAAAAATAGGAATATTTGTCGAATGGTTTATCAATGGAACTAAAAAATCTGATGTAAGTTATATTGATGATGAAATAAACGGAAAAATGAATGTTTATTATGAAAATGGTATATTATTTTATGAAGCGGATATAAAAGGAAGAGAAGGAAATGTAAAAGGATACCATCAGAACGGGAAAATCAGCTTTGAGGGGAAAGTGACAGAAAGTAGAAGAATCGGAACATGGAACTATTATGACAATACAGGCAATTTATTCAATAAAATAGAATATTAAGTTAAATCGAAAAAAATGGAGGGGGAAAATGTCTTTTTCAGCAACATTGAAAAGAGAGCTTTTTAATAAAGAAATCAAAGAAAAAGAAGAAATTTATGCAGAACTTTTTGGAATATTCATTTCAAAAGATATTATAACTGAAAATGGCATATATTTCAGAACTGAAAATGCTTCATTGGCCAAAAGAGTCTATTCAAATTTAAAAGCGGTTGTGAAAATGGATATTTACTTAAAATATTCTATAAGTAACAGACTTGGTACTCATAAAGTATATGAGATCAAAGTTATAATTACTGAAAAGAATAAGAAAGAATATGGGGAATTATTAAAAAGGCTATTTTTATATAAAAATTTTTCGAATGAAAAGACTGAAAATGAGCTCGCAGGTATAATAAGAGGTTTTTTTATAAGTTGTGGTTATGTAAAGTCTCCTGAAAAAGGGTATGCTTTGGATTTTTTTATAGATACTGAAGATTCTGCTACATTTTTATATTATTTATTTAAACAGATGGGAAAAAAAGTATTTCAGACGGACAAAAAGTCGAAAAGTTTGGTTTATTTGAGAAATTCTGAAGATATTCTTGATATTATATTTCTTATAGGGGGAATTATTTCTTTTTTTGAGTTTGAAGAAGTGACTGTTAATAAAGAAATAAGAAATAAAATAAACAGAAATATGAACTGGGAAATTGCCAATGAGGCAAAGAAACTTTCCACATCGGAAAAACAGATAAAAATGATAAAATATATTGATAAAGAAATAGGACTTTCAGAGCTTTCCGGTATTTTAAGAGAAACAGCTGAAACAAGACTCGAAAATGAAGAGCTTTCATTACAGGAACTGGCTGATTTAATGGAAGTATCCAAGTCAGGAATAAGAAACAGGTTTAGAAGGATTGAAGAAGTTTATACTAATTTAAAGGAAAAAAGGTGAAAAAATGAAATTTTTATCTTTAATATACGGTTTTGCAGTTTTTTTAAGAAATAAAATGTATGATACAGGTATCCTTAAATCTCGAGAAGTGGAAAATGTTAAAATTATATGTATAGGAAATATTGTTGCAGGAGGTTCCGGAAAAACTCCTGCTGTTCAGTATTTTGCAGAGAAATATATAAATAAAAATAAAAAAGTTGGGATCTTAAGCAGAGGGTATAAAGGAAAAAGAAACATAGATACAATGAGTGTCAGAGATGAAAATGAAATAAAAGCTACAGTTCTGGAAGCAGGAGATGAAGCATATCTTCATGGGTTAAATCTTGAAATACCTGTAGTAGTATCCAAAAACAGATATAACGGTGCTGTCTATCTAAGGAACAACTATAATGTTGATATTATAATAATGGATGACGGATTTCAACACAGAAAATTAAAAAAAAATAAAAATATAGTACTCATTGATGCGACTAATCCTTTCGGAGGTTATGAATATCTTCCCAAAGGCAGACTTCGTGAGTCAATAAACGAACTGAAAAGGGCAGATGAAATAATAATTACAAAAAGTAATTATGTAGAAACTTCTATAATAGATTTAATAAAAAATAAAATTGTAAAATATAATAAGCCGATTTCTGTTGCAATTTATAAAGAAAAATGTTTTTATGATTATATGAGAAAAAATTATAAATTGGATGTAATAAAAGATAAAAAAATAATGATTTTTTCGTCTATAGCTAATCCTAAAACATTTTATATGACAGTAAAAAAACTAAAACCTGCAAAAATTGATGAAATAAAATTCAATGATCATCATTTATACAGTGAAGAAGAAATGCAGGAAATATATAGGGAAAGTAAAAATTATGACTATGTTGTAACGACTGAAAAGGATATGGCGAAAATAAATAGAAAAATTGATAATCTCCTTATTTTAAAAATGGGGTTTGAAATAATTGAGAAAAAGTAGTACAATTATTAACACAGAATAATACCAGGGAGGATTATGATATTGGAAAAGGGTAAAGAGATAAGTGATATGTTTGCTATTACTGAAACATTTGCAGAATTTATTGATTTATATAAAAATCGTTTTGAAAAAAGAAAATATTTTATAATAAATGAAAAATTTGAATTTATAAAAAAGGAACCGTCTTTTATTCTGGAATTGGCATACATATATTATAAAATAAAAGATAAAAAAATAGAAGATATTATAAAAGAGGAATTTTCCAATACGTACAAAGAAAAAGACAAAAGAATAGATAGAATGTCAAAATTGGAAAAAGAAAAACTTAAAGAAAGTTTTAGACGTTCTTTAGTAAATAAAGATACTGTACATTCGGTTAAACTTGGGAATGAAATATTTCATAGGAATAAAGATGAATTTTTTGAAATAATGTACAAATTTTCTTTAATATCAGCTGATTGTAACAAACTTATAAAAACATTTTTTATGGAAATTCTTTTGGAGAATATGGAAAAGTCGTTTAAAAATAGAAGTTGGACTGATGAAATTATAAGAAATACAGTTAACTATTTTGTAAAATCTGAAAGTGAATTTATAAATTATTCGGATGAAAAAAATGTGCAGTATTTTGTTGAAAACAAAGTAGATTTGCTTTATGAAGTAATATATATTAAGAAATATGATGAAATTATAAAGAAATATAATATAGATAACATGCCTAAAATAAAATTTAAAACAGATAACGGAAAATACGAAGAAATGTCACAAAGTAAACAATATTTATATAGTTATTTAAAAAAATAAAGCCAGTAAAAGTAGGAGGAAAGTATGTTGGAAATGAGATATATAAGAGAAAATGCTGAAAAAGTCAGAGAATATTTGAAAAATAGAAATAGTGATTTTGACTTAGACGGACTTCTCAAACTTGATGAAGAACGTAGAAATATTTTGCAGAAAGTGGAAATGCTGAAAAAAGAAAGAAATGAGTCAAGTGCATTAATAGGGAAATATAAAAAAGAGGGAAAAGATGCAACTGAACTTTTGGAGAGAATGCAAAAAGTGAGCAATGAAGTAAAGAAGCTGGATCAGGCTCTGGCGGAAATAGATGAAAAACAGATAAAATTGACTTTTACAATACCGAATAAACTTCACGATACAACTCCCATGGGAGAAAATGAAAATGACAATATTGAAATCAGAAAATGGAGAGAGCCGAGAAAATTTAGTTTTACACCTAAATCTCATGATGAATTAGGTACAGAATTGGGGATTTTGGATTTTGAAAGAGGTTCAAAAATAGGCGGCTCAAGATTTACAGTGTATAAAAAACAGGCTGCACGTCTTGAAAGAGCACTGATTAATTTTATGTTGGATACTCATACATCTGAACACGGTTATAATGAAATACTGACTCCTCAATTGGCAAAGCGTGAAATAATGACGGGAACAGGACAGTTACCTAAATTTGAAGATGATATGTATAAAGTGGAAGGAGAAGAATTATTTCTTATTCCTACTGCGGAAGTTACATTGACAAATCTTCATAGTGGAGAAATACTTGATGAAGAAGAATTACCAAAATATTATTGCGGATTTACTGCGTGTTTTAGAAAAGAAGCGGGATCAGGTGGAAAAGATCTGAAAGGGCTTATAAGACAGCATCAGTTTAATAAAGTTGAAATGGTAAAATTAGTGCATCCTGACAGTTCTTATGATGAACTTGAAAAAATGGTTGCCAATGCTGAAAAAATTTTACAGAAACTGGAATTACCTTATAGAGTTATTGTATTATGTAGTGGAGATATAGGATTTAGTGCCGCAAAAACTTATGATATAGAAGTATGGGTACCAAGTCAGAATAAGTATAGAGAAATTTCTTCATGTTCAAATACTGAGGATTTTCAGGCGAGACGTAGTATGATAAAGTACAGATCAAAAGAAAATGGAAAAAGTTATTTTGTTCATACATTAAACGGTTCAGGGTTAGCTGTAGGAAGAACATTGCTTGCTATTATGGAAAATTATCAACAGGAAGACGGAAGTATAAAAATTCCTGATGTTTTAGTTCCTTATATGGGAGGGATGACTGTTATAAAATAATGCTCATGGCTATGGATAGGAGATAAAATGAAGAAAATTTTAAAAACTTTATTTTTTCTTGCAGTCTTGGGAAGTGCCGCAATTTATTTGGAGTTATCAGGATATTTGTATCATAATGATATTCTTGCCAAATTATATAAAGTGGAAGGGCTTGATGTATCACATCATCAAGAAAAAATAAACTGGAAAAAAGTAAGTAAAAAATATAAATTTGTAATAATGAAGGCAACTGAGGGAAAAGATTTTTTAGATACTGACTTTTTCTATAATTGGAATAATGCAAGGTTGAATGGTTTTACTGTAGGAGCGTATCATTTCTTTTCAATGCTCAGTACCGGAAAAGCACAGGCAGATTATTATATAAGTAAAGTTCCTGATTATGACAAAGCTTTTCCTCCGGTGATAGATTTGGAAATACCGACAAAGTATCCTAAAAAAATGGTGTTGAAAGAATTAGGGGATATGATAGAAAAATTGGAAAATCATTATAAAAAAAGAGCAGTAATATATGTGACTTATCATACATATAAAGCGTATATTAAAGGAGAATTTCTTGAAAATAAACTTTGGATAAGGGATATAAAGTTTATTCCTGAGCTGGAGGAAAATGACAGATGGATAATATGGCAATTTTCTAATAGAGGAAGAATAGAAGGAATACCTGGATTTACTGATAAAAATGTATTAAGAATTGGAACGGTGGAAGAGCTTATAGAAAGTAGCAGAATAGAAAATTGATTTTTAATTCTTTTTCTGAAAAAGTTGAGGGAGATTTTCAAAGTTTTTAAAAAATATAGAAATAAATTTCGGAAAATCAATAAAAATCTATAAAATAATTATTTATCTTAATTTTTCAAGATTTGAAAATTTTTAAATATATAATAAAATGTTGATTTTTAGTCTGAAATTTGATAATATGTATTTAAAAGAAAATTGAGAAGTAAATTAAATATAAATATAATTAGGAGGCTAAAATGAAATATCATTTTAAAGATTTAGGACTAAGCAACACAAGAGAAATGTTTGCAAAAGCAAACAAGGAAGGTTATTCTGTTCCGGCTTTTAATTTTAATAATTTAGAGCAGTTACAAGGAATAATTGAAGCATGTGTTGAAATGGGGTCACCGGTAATACTTCAAGTATCAACAGGGGCAAGAGATTATATAGGAAAAGAAATGTTACCTTGGCTTGCAAAAGCTGCAACTGAATATGTAAAAGCCGCAGGCTCCGATATACCTGTAGCATTACATTTAGATCATGGACCGAATTTTGAAGTGGCAAAAGATTGTATAGAATATGGATTTTCTTCAGTAATGATAGATGCTTCACATCACCCTTATGATGAAAATGTAAAAGAATCTAAAGAAGTTGCTGATTTTGCACATAAGCATGATGTAACTGTAGAAGCTGAGTTGGGAGTATTGGCAGGAGTAGAAGATGATGTAGTAGCTGAAAGCCATGTATATACTCAGCCTGATGAAGTAGAAGATTTTGTAAAGAAAACCGGAGTAGATTCACTTGCTATAGCAATAGGAACTTCACACGGAGCACATAAATTTAAGCCTGGAGATAAACCGCAAATAAGATTGGACATTTTAAGAGAAATAGAAAAGAGAATACCGGGATTCCCAATAGTTCTTCATGGTTCATCTTCCGTACCTAAACAGTTTGTAGATATGATTAATAAGTTCGGAGGGCAAATTGCAGATGCAATAGGTATACCTGATGAGCAATTAAGAGAAGCTTCAAAATCGGCAGTTTCAAAAATAAATGTGGATACTGATGGAAGATTGGCGTTCACTGCCGGAATAAGAGAAGTTTTAGCTGCTAAGCCGGGAGAATTTGATCCGAGAAAATACATAGGTCCTGCTAAAAATTATATGAAAGAGTATTATAAAGAAAAAATAGTATCTGTATTTGGATCTGAAGGAGCATATAAAAAAGGAACTCCAAGAAAATAAAAAGTTTAATATTTATCGAACTAAATAATTTGAAATGTAAAAAATTAAAAAAATAAGAAAGATTGCTTATGAGGGGAGATAATATCTCCCTCATAATTCGATTATTTAACAGTTTTTAAGTAAAAAGTTTTAAATAATCGAAAATTAAAAATAGAAATTAGTATTAAATATTTCTATTTTATGCAATTTTATATGAATTTATACATATATAGATGTAAATTTACTGAAATAAGGTGAAAATTTTTTTTTTCATCTTTTTTATTTAAAATAAATAAATTTATATAGGAGGAAAAATGAGAGTAAGGATTGACAAAACAAAGTTTATTTTTATTACAGGTGGAGTTGTTTCTTCACTGGGAAAAGGTATTGTAGCTTCTTCATTAGGTAGATTGTTGAAAGAAAGAGGATATAAAGTAACTATTCAAAAATTTGACCCATATATAAATGTAGATCCGGGAACGATGAGTCCCTATCAGCATGGAGAAGTTTTTGTAACTGAAGACGGTGCTGAAACTGATCTGGATTTAGGTCATTATGAAAGATTTATAAATGAGGATTTAACAAAGTATAATAACTTAACAATGGGAAAAATTATGTCGAAAATAATTTCCAAGGAAAGAAGAGGAGAATTTTTAGGAGGTACTGTACAAACAGTTCCTCATGTAACAGATGAAATAAAATACAATATTATCAAAGCGGCGGAAGAAAGTGACTCGGATATAGTTATCACTGAAATAGGAGGAACTATAGGAGATATAGAAAGTGATCCTTTTATAGAAGCAATAAGACAGCTAAAAAGAGAAGTAGGAAGAGAAAATATTGCTTATATCCATGTTACGTTACTTCCATATCTAAAAGCGGCAGGTGAACTTAAAACAAAACCTACCCAACATAGTGTAAAAATGCTTCAAGGACTTGGAATATCTCCTGATATAATTATTTTAAGAAGTGAACATCCCGTGGATCAAAATATAAAGAAAAAAATATCTCTATTTTGTGATATAGATGAAGAAGCAGTAATAGAGTCCCTTGATGCCGAAACATTATATGAAATACCTTTAACAATGGAAAAATTAGGGCTTGCAGATGTAATATGCAGACATTTTAAAATTGAAAATAAAAAACCTGCTCTTATTTCATGGGAAAAAATGGTTGAAAAATTTAAAAATCCGAAAAAGCTTGTAAAAGTTGCAGTAGTTGGGAAATATGTAGAATTGAAAGATGCATATATAAGTATTACAGAGTCTATT
The Leptotrichia sp. OH3620_COT-345 genome window above contains:
- a CDS encoding CTP synthase, with translation MRVRIDKTKFIFITGGVVSSLGKGIVASSLGRLLKERGYKVTIQKFDPYINVDPGTMSPYQHGEVFVTEDGAETDLDLGHYERFINEDLTKYNNLTMGKIMSKIISKERRGEFLGGTVQTVPHVTDEIKYNIIKAAEESDSDIVITEIGGTIGDIESDPFIEAIRQLKREVGRENIAYIHVTLLPYLKAAGELKTKPTQHSVKMLQGLGISPDIIILRSEHPVDQNIKKKISLFCDIDEEAVIESLDAETLYEIPLTMEKLGLADVICRHFKIENKKPALISWEKMVEKFKNPKKLVKVAVVGKYVELKDAYISITESIEHAGFDLDTKVEIDYLKAGNFDIEKLSNYDGILVPGGFGDRGIEGKIEAITYARKNKIPFFGICLGMQMACVEFARNVLGYEDATSTEFDKESKYPVISLMEEQEGLEDMGGTMRLGAYPCVLKDDSLAVKVYGKTLVNERHRHRYEFNNSYREEFAKAGMDIVGLSPDGKYVEVVEIKEHPYFLAVQYHPEFKSRPTKPHPLFTGWIKAALKKRQYK